The following are encoded together in the Flammeovirga agarivorans genome:
- a CDS encoding hybrid sensor histidine kinase/response regulator transcription factor, producing MKLKRILLTTLLILIYQLSFAQWEENLQFDNFNVENGLSSHIVYSMVNDNNDFTWIITPNSVQRFDGAQFKNYTITKASGKSIHYYKNNSGLYLDKQNTLWTHNQFGVFKYDPKIDQFIEFKIKGLLNEKAFISIKEHDGYYYFISWQMLVRWNPKTNNFKKIFLKKRIADACDYGAQGLLIASPDGLQLIKDNEVKDFHLYGINLKGAGITTLYKGTDNSIWIGTYNKGIFLIKNNKIQHIKPDIDYKISSFTSYKNKILAGTDGYGIIVFDMDGHEDSNSSLKTLLGMPINKINIDQHQRFWVGSYGRGLFLHNPHKPYLRKINIHPDAYTAANHGYSSYRDSRKRLLLGTNKGLVIKDKNGKKRFLRPQHFIKKLSKNESFVINNIIEDRHHNFWVSSYGFGLFYLDGKNFKVLKSIKKFNIDGKEFSSKFIVQIELYGDKLWFKLIKGLVFEMDTKENSLKQIPIRSVSYIQYDEKHSCLLISNHDGIVMLKNDKITALVRMNNVSETDMVAIDENTFLLGSESQSLLIFDFNKKTVVPLDQGENNVLPSHVKQIIKNGFNEYIVIGDNGLFTFNYNNGKAEDIQEILVKFEAHQRASCLNNNSIILGSYDGFYQFPLNFKDAYSRNSQIIFDDLIVDDKIMVPSDEDDAILKDNINRTESIVLSPPHKGFSLNVVSPEYGNDALLYNWRLVGLEENFISKTSSQKISYQNLPYGTYTLEVQMFSSRKMKKLATRTLQVEVKPPFWNTTWAKVVYFIFVAFLLWMMYKSYYDYLQQKNLKARNAVFAEIAHELRTPLTLMQGPLQKLEQETNLDDAASRLLNMIRSNLDRLNKRITQLLDYERINQVNEELYVKEFDFLKMVQTLIRDYEPMLQKKKIHIGITTSLKELPVKLDFDKVEKIIYNLISNAIKYSKEGDNIKISLTHTGEHLNFSIEDHGIGIPKGNQKHIFKRFYRAENVMKNQKIGSGIGLVLSYKYTAMMNGKLYFESEENKQTTFFLELPIKVEGLMSDTVPSAISHYGEEFSEKEKQKYDYRIAVAEDNEELRNFIQSSLSDSFQIDTFENGKVCYDALLENDYDLVLSDVMMPEMNGYELCDKIKDNIETSHLPIILLTALNASMYKAEGYMHGADHYVIKPFDIRMLKYRIISLIENRKALSTFYQNKIQDGIVITKIHAKADSLDSKFLDELDGLIEKNLMNANYNVSEICKDIGMSRPVLYRKLKALTKLSPKEYIQAKRLTHAKKLLIETNESISTIAYESGYSDPKYFSTVFKKQFGMSPSDFLKLPKENTTAE from the coding sequence ATGAAATTGAAAAGAATACTACTAACCACCCTTCTTATACTGATATACCAGCTAAGTTTTGCTCAGTGGGAAGAAAATTTACAATTCGACAATTTCAATGTTGAAAATGGTCTAAGCAGTCACATTGTTTATTCCATGGTCAACGACAATAATGATTTTACATGGATTATTACTCCAAACAGTGTGCAACGTTTTGATGGTGCACAATTTAAAAACTATACTATCACCAAAGCTTCAGGGAAGTCAATTCATTATTATAAAAACAACTCTGGCCTTTATTTAGACAAGCAAAATACTTTATGGACTCACAACCAATTCGGAGTCTTTAAATATGATCCCAAAATTGATCAATTCATTGAATTTAAGATTAAAGGATTACTTAATGAAAAAGCCTTTATCTCTATAAAAGAACATGATGGGTACTACTATTTTATATCATGGCAAATGCTTGTTAGATGGAACCCTAAAACCAATAATTTCAAAAAGATATTCTTAAAAAAACGTATTGCTGATGCATGTGATTATGGTGCTCAAGGCCTACTAATCGCTAGTCCTGATGGTTTACAACTTATTAAAGATAATGAAGTAAAAGATTTCCATTTGTATGGAATCAACCTTAAAGGAGCAGGTATCACCACACTTTATAAAGGCACAGACAATAGTATTTGGATCGGTACATATAACAAAGGTATTTTCTTAATTAAGAACAATAAGATCCAGCACATAAAACCAGATATTGATTATAAAATTTCAAGCTTTACCAGTTATAAAAATAAGATACTAGCAGGAACAGATGGCTATGGAATTATCGTGTTTGATATGGATGGCCATGAGGACAGTAATTCGTCCCTAAAAACTCTGCTGGGAATGCCTATCAATAAGATCAATATAGACCAACATCAAAGGTTTTGGGTAGGTAGCTACGGTAGAGGTTTGTTTTTACACAATCCGCATAAACCCTATCTACGAAAAATCAATATTCACCCAGATGCGTATACCGCTGCTAACCATGGTTACAGCTCGTATAGAGATAGTCGAAAAAGACTTCTATTAGGTACCAATAAAGGGTTAGTCATTAAAGACAAAAATGGTAAAAAAAGATTCTTAAGACCACAACACTTCATTAAGAAATTAAGCAAAAACGAAAGCTTTGTTATCAATAATATTATTGAAGATAGGCATCATAATTTTTGGGTCTCTAGTTATGGTTTTGGTCTCTTCTACTTAGATGGAAAAAACTTTAAGGTTTTAAAAAGTATCAAAAAATTTAATATTGACGGAAAAGAGTTCAGTAGTAAATTTATTGTTCAAATAGAATTGTATGGTGATAAACTTTGGTTTAAGCTGATTAAAGGGTTAGTCTTTGAAATGGATACAAAAGAGAACTCTTTAAAACAGATTCCTATCAGAAGTGTATCCTATATTCAATACGACGAAAAGCATAGCTGTTTACTGATCAGCAACCATGATGGCATTGTAATGCTAAAAAATGACAAGATTACAGCATTAGTGAGAATGAACAATGTCTCAGAAACAGACATGGTAGCTATAGATGAAAATACCTTCCTCCTTGGTTCAGAATCACAAAGTTTATTGATCTTCGATTTTAATAAAAAGACAGTAGTTCCGCTAGATCAAGGAGAAAACAATGTACTTCCATCACATGTGAAACAGATTATCAAAAATGGCTTTAATGAGTACATTGTAATTGGCGATAATGGACTTTTCACCTTCAACTATAACAACGGAAAAGCTGAAGATATTCAAGAGATTCTCGTCAAATTCGAAGCACATCAACGCGCTTCATGTCTAAATAACAATTCCATTATTTTAGGATCATATGATGGTTTCTATCAGTTCCCATTGAACTTTAAAGATGCTTATTCTAGAAACTCACAAATCATTTTCGACGACCTAATCGTAGATGATAAAATAATGGTTCCTTCAGATGAAGATGATGCTATCTTAAAAGATAACATCAATCGCACTGAAAGTATTGTTTTATCTCCTCCTCATAAAGGGTTTTCACTGAATGTGGTATCGCCTGAATACGGAAACGATGCACTTTTATACAATTGGAGGCTTGTGGGTTTAGAAGAAAACTTTATTTCAAAAACTTCATCACAAAAAATTAGTTATCAGAATTTACCCTATGGTACGTATACTCTGGAAGTACAGATGTTTTCTTCTCGAAAGATGAAAAAGCTCGCAACCAGAACATTGCAAGTAGAAGTAAAACCCCCGTTCTGGAATACCACCTGGGCTAAAGTGGTGTACTTCATCTTTGTAGCTTTCCTTTTATGGATGATGTATAAATCGTACTATGACTACTTACAGCAAAAGAATCTAAAAGCGAGAAATGCCGTTTTTGCTGAAATCGCTCATGAACTGAGAACTCCTCTAACATTGATGCAGGGACCATTACAGAAGTTAGAGCAAGAAACTAATTTGGATGATGCTGCCTCTAGGCTATTAAATATGATTCGTAGTAACCTAGACCGTTTGAACAAACGAATCACACAGTTACTGGATTACGAAAGAATAAACCAAGTAAATGAAGAACTCTATGTCAAAGAGTTTGATTTCTTGAAGATGGTACAAACGCTCATACGAGATTATGAACCAATGCTTCAAAAGAAAAAGATTCATATTGGTATCACTACCTCATTAAAAGAGCTTCCTGTAAAACTTGATTTTGATAAGGTAGAGAAAATCATTTATAACTTGATTTCTAATGCTATCAAATACTCTAAGGAAGGTGATAATATTAAAATCAGTCTTACACATACTGGAGAACACCTAAACTTTAGTATTGAGGATCATGGTATTGGTATTCCTAAAGGGAATCAAAAACACATTTTCAAAAGGTTTTATAGAGCTGAAAATGTGATGAAAAACCAAAAAATTGGTTCTGGTATAGGCTTGGTACTTTCTTACAAATACACCGCTATGATGAATGGCAAACTGTATTTTGAAAGTGAAGAGAACAAACAAACGACCTTCTTCCTAGAACTTCCTATAAAAGTAGAAGGACTAATGAGCGATACTGTCCCTAGTGCTATTTCTCATTATGGAGAAGAGTTCTCAGAGAAAGAAAAACAGAAATACGATTACCGCATAGCTGTAGCTGAAGATAATGAAGAACTAAGAAACTTTATTCAATCATCATTATCTGATAGTTTCCAAATAGACACCTTCGAAAATGGTAAAGTGTGTTATGATGCTTTATTAGAAAACGATTATGATCTAGTCCTTTCAGATGTAATGATGCCTGAAATGAATGGTTATGAATTGTGTGATAAAATCAAAGACAACATTGAAACCTCTCACTTACCCATTATTTTATTGACTGCACTCAATGCATCAATGTATAAAGCTGAAGGGTATATGCATGGTGCCGATCATTACGTCATCAAACCATTTGATATCCGTATGTTGAAGTACAGGATCATTAGTCTGATTGAAAACAGAAAAGCACTTAGTACTTTCTATCAGAATAAGATTCAGGATGGGATTGTTATTACAAAAATACATGCAAAAGCAGATTCGTTGGATTCAAAATTCTTAGACGAGTTAGATGGGTTAATTGAGAAAAACTTGATGAACGCCAACTATAATGTTTCTGAGATTTGCAAAGATATTGGTATGAGTAGACCTGTGTTATATAGAAAACTCAAGGCGTTAACGAAGCTTTCTCCGAAAGAATACATTCAAGCCAAACGTCTTACCCATGCGAAGAAACTACTAATAGAAACCAACGAAAGCATTAGTACAATAGCTTATGAAAGTGGATATTCTGATCCTAAATATTTCTCTACGGTATTTAAAAAACAGTTTGGTATGAGCCCTAGTGACTTTTTAAAACTACCTAAAGAAAATACAACTGCAGAGTAA
- a CDS encoding sulfatase-like hydrolase/transferase — translation MKILQTTLLLFLVWSLGSAQDKPNILWITFEDTGTYLSSYGDSTAKTPNIDALAQESVVYSQAFSNAGVCAPSRSAIITGMYPMSIGTNHMRTGRDIMGQGQKTYRENKNVSDREGNNVREYSAVVPEKVKCFTEYLRAAGYYCSNNAKTDYQFAAPFTAWDQNDPKAHWRNRPDHQPFFAVFNFNETHESKIWKHNKLPLTVDKDQVDVPPYYLDNDVTRKDLARMYSNIELFDQRVEKIIQQLKEDGLYENTYIFLFSDHGGPMPRQKREVIASGLHVPFYIKYPESKTTGFSDQIVSFVDLAPTMLEIAGVKPPKHLQGNSIFSKERKYSFAARDRMDEFTSARRSITDGKYLYVKYLFPIPSPYQDIEYRMQVPTMKVLKEAYDNGTLNEIQSVWFTPLSGEEQLFDLEKDPYETINLIDDPKYASIQKKLSKQLSKWRKNTPDMCIEPEAKMIERMWPNGKQPSTEKVTIDQHDQTITLSCKTGGASIGYRINNGEWLLYHEPIKITKNCVLETKAIRIGYKESTVNQLAIEFPRKAHI, via the coding sequence ATGAAAATATTACAAACAACTTTACTTCTATTCTTAGTGTGGTCTTTAGGTTCCGCACAAGATAAACCGAATATCCTCTGGATCACTTTTGAGGATACAGGAACTTACCTTAGTAGCTATGGTGATAGTACCGCTAAAACACCAAATATAGATGCATTAGCTCAAGAGAGTGTCGTGTATTCTCAAGCTTTTTCTAATGCTGGTGTTTGTGCACCAAGTAGAAGTGCTATCATTACTGGAATGTACCCAATGAGTATTGGTACCAATCATATGCGTACAGGTAGAGATATCATGGGACAAGGACAGAAAACTTACAGAGAGAATAAAAATGTAAGCGATAGAGAAGGAAATAATGTTAGAGAATATAGTGCTGTAGTACCTGAAAAAGTGAAATGCTTTACGGAGTATTTACGAGCAGCAGGTTATTACTGTAGCAATAATGCAAAAACAGATTATCAATTTGCTGCCCCTTTTACGGCATGGGATCAAAATGACCCAAAAGCACATTGGAGAAACCGACCTGATCATCAACCGTTCTTTGCAGTTTTCAACTTCAATGAAACACATGAATCTAAAATTTGGAAACATAATAAACTGCCTCTAACAGTTGATAAAGATCAAGTTGATGTTCCTCCATATTACCTCGATAATGATGTTACGAGGAAAGATCTAGCAAGAATGTATTCAAATATTGAGTTATTTGATCAACGAGTGGAAAAAATCATTCAGCAACTTAAAGAGGATGGGCTATATGAGAACACTTATATTTTCTTATTCAGTGATCATGGAGGACCGATGCCTAGACAAAAAAGAGAAGTCATAGCCTCTGGGTTACATGTCCCTTTTTATATCAAGTACCCTGAAAGTAAAACTACGGGTTTCTCCGATCAAATTGTCAGCTTTGTCGACCTTGCTCCTACCATGTTAGAAATCGCAGGAGTAAAACCTCCCAAGCATTTACAGGGTAATAGTATTTTCTCAAAAGAAAGGAAATATTCTTTTGCAGCAAGAGATAGAATGGATGAATTTACTTCGGCAAGAAGAAGTATTACAGATGGCAAATACTTATATGTAAAATACCTCTTCCCTATTCCATCTCCTTATCAAGATATCGAATACCGAATGCAAGTACCTACCATGAAAGTATTAAAAGAGGCTTATGATAACGGCACACTCAATGAGATACAATCTGTATGGTTTACACCTTTATCAGGAGAGGAACAGTTATTCGATTTAGAAAAGGATCCTTATGAGACCATCAACTTAATTGATGATCCTAAGTACGCTTCAATACAAAAAAAATTAAGCAAACAGCTTTCGAAATGGAGGAAAAATACTCCTGATATGTGTATTGAACCAGAAGCCAAAATGATTGAACGTATGTGGCCGAATGGTAAGCAACCTTCTACAGAGAAAGTTACCATCGATCAACATGATCAAACAATTACGCTATCATGTAAAACAGGTGGTGCATCTATAGGATACAGAATCAATAATGGGGAATGGTTACTATACCACGAACCCATCAAAATAACTAAGAATTGTGTTTTGGAAACAAAGGCAATTCGAATTGGATACAAAGAATCTACTGTGAATCAATTAGCAATAGAGTTTCCAAGAAAAGCTCATATATAG
- a CDS encoding sulfatase family protein, giving the protein MKRIIINLIGWTSLLSIIGCSSTQQKTTEHKQPNIIFIMSDDHATNAISAYGGRLAEQFPDLTPNIDRIANEGMIMQNTFCTNAICGPSRAAILTGKFSHQNGFFKNESGGDFDGSQQTFPKLLQKAGYQTAVIGKWHLGTVPTGFDYSKVMINHGGQGTYHNTVFLENGQDTIKETRFHSSRQVWEDAKKWLTKGRDDKKPFMLMYQFKAPHRPWTPDEQFQHVFDDVEIVEPETFNDTYENKIAAGNTWMTIERNLNRKDLKVHPEHPEKMTKQEINAWYKYGNNNEEPWSPNDELKGQALKKWKYQKYMKEYLGCVKGVDHYIGEMLDYLEESGLAENTIVIYTSDQGFYLGEHGWFDKRMMYEESFKMPFVIKYPNHIQPKSKSTKLAMNVDFAPTLLDFAGVEVPEDMQGKSFRNILEGGNGEDEWRDAVYYHYYEFPWWHHVLPHYGVRTEKYKLIHYYYNPEIAKDQWRENDWELFDLEKDPNELNNLYGRPEYKEITAQLKAKLVELQKEYQEDSKEEMMHKTDVKIGRVYEHNKYSK; this is encoded by the coding sequence ATGAAACGAATCATTATCAACCTTATTGGATGGACATCATTATTGTCTATCATTGGGTGTTCGTCGACTCAACAAAAAACAACAGAGCACAAGCAGCCAAATATTATTTTCATTATGAGTGATGACCATGCGACTAACGCAATCAGTGCTTATGGTGGAAGATTAGCGGAACAATTCCCAGACCTAACTCCTAATATTGATCGTATCGCAAATGAAGGTATGATCATGCAAAATACTTTCTGTACAAACGCCATCTGTGGACCTTCAAGAGCAGCTATCCTTACAGGTAAATTCTCTCACCAAAATGGATTTTTCAAGAATGAAAGTGGTGGTGATTTTGACGGTTCTCAGCAAACATTCCCTAAGCTTCTTCAAAAAGCAGGATACCAAACTGCAGTAATTGGTAAGTGGCACTTAGGTACAGTTCCTACAGGTTTTGATTATTCGAAAGTGATGATCAACCATGGTGGACAAGGAACATATCATAATACAGTATTCTTAGAGAATGGACAAGATACAATTAAAGAAACACGTTTCCATTCATCTAGACAAGTTTGGGAAGATGCGAAGAAATGGTTAACAAAAGGTAGAGACGATAAAAAACCCTTTATGTTGATGTACCAATTTAAAGCACCTCATAGACCTTGGACTCCTGACGAGCAATTCCAACATGTCTTTGATGATGTAGAAATTGTTGAACCAGAAACATTCAATGATACTTACGAAAATAAAATTGCTGCAGGTAACACTTGGATGACTATTGAAAGAAACTTAAACAGAAAAGATCTTAAAGTTCATCCAGAACATCCTGAAAAAATGACTAAGCAAGAAATTAACGCTTGGTACAAATACGGTAACAACAATGAAGAGCCTTGGTCTCCAAATGATGAGTTAAAAGGTCAGGCTTTGAAAAAGTGGAAGTACCAAAAGTACATGAAAGAATATTTAGGTTGTGTAAAAGGTGTTGACCACTATATCGGTGAGATGTTAGATTATTTAGAAGAAAGTGGTTTAGCAGAGAATACTATAGTGATCTATACTTCTGACCAAGGTTTCTATTTAGGTGAGCATGGTTGGTTTGATAAACGTATGATGTATGAAGAGTCTTTCAAAATGCCTTTCGTCATCAAGTATCCAAATCATATTCAACCAAAATCTAAGTCTACAAAATTAGCTATGAACGTGGACTTTGCTCCAACTCTATTAGACTTCGCTGGTGTTGAAGTACCAGAAGATATGCAAGGTAAATCATTCCGTAATATCTTAGAAGGTGGTAACGGAGAAGATGAGTGGAGAGATGCAGTATACTACCACTACTACGAGTTCCCGTGGTGGCACCATGTTTTACCTCACTACGGAGTAAGAACTGAAAAATATAAATTAATTCACTACTACTATAATCCTGAAATTGCGAAGGATCAGTGGAGAGAAAATGATTGGGAATTATTTGATTTAGAAAAAGATCCAAATGAGTTGAATAACCTTTATGGACGCCCTGAATACAAAGAAATTACAGCTCAGCTAAAAGCTAAACTTGTAGAGTTACAGAAAGAGTATCAAGAAGATTCAAAAGAAGAGATGATGCACAAAACTGATGTAAAAATCGGCAGAGTGTATGAACATAATAAATATTCGAAATAG
- a CDS encoding sulfatase, which translates to MKKLLLRISTGILFGWLLVGCETTQTSRPNILLLYMDDLRPQLGCYGYSQIQSPNIDKLAKEGVLFNNAYCNVAVCGASRASMLTGMRPTKNIFRDYKVFVQDDTPHAITIPQFFKENGYLTISNGKVFHHLDDRMEDWNEVWRPYAFDKNPKGLAPTDWWQSLWRDYQLPENKKHYMETNRGPAYEKANVGDTAYIDGILTEKVIQDLERLQENDSPFFLTAGFISPHLPFNAPAHHWEKYEESSIKQPYNNFVATNAPKISISASNELRQYTGIPPKGERVNDTTAIKLIHGYYATVSYVDTLVGKILKKLEETGLDKNTIVVLVSDHGYNLQEHAQWAKWTSHRTSMQVPLIISSPFINNTGTTDALVELVDIFPTLASLSQLDLPNHQLEGESLVPILNDLTSKGKPHVFINNSNGYTIKTPRYSYTEYIDPENNKTFARMLYDHYQDPDENENIAELPEHSDIVRQLHRQLHSSYGRNILGL; encoded by the coding sequence ATGAAAAAATTATTATTAAGAATATCGACAGGCATTTTATTCGGGTGGCTATTGGTAGGATGTGAGACTACTCAAACTTCAAGACCAAACATATTACTATTGTACATGGATGACCTCCGCCCTCAATTAGGATGCTATGGTTATTCCCAAATACAATCACCTAACATTGACAAACTAGCGAAAGAGGGTGTTCTATTTAACAATGCATATTGTAATGTAGCTGTCTGTGGTGCTTCAAGAGCAAGCATGCTTACAGGGATGCGTCCAACAAAAAATATTTTTAGAGACTACAAAGTATTTGTACAAGATGATACACCACATGCTATCACCATTCCTCAATTTTTTAAAGAAAATGGCTACTTAACTATCTCCAACGGAAAGGTATTTCATCACCTCGATGACAGAATGGAAGATTGGAATGAAGTGTGGCGTCCATATGCTTTTGATAAAAACCCTAAAGGACTTGCCCCTACAGATTGGTGGCAAAGCTTATGGAGAGATTATCAATTGCCAGAGAATAAAAAGCACTATATGGAAACGAACAGAGGGCCTGCCTATGAAAAAGCCAATGTAGGTGATACAGCATATATTGATGGCATCCTAACAGAAAAAGTAATTCAAGATTTAGAGCGTCTTCAGGAAAATGATTCCCCTTTCTTCTTAACTGCCGGGTTTATCAGTCCACACTTACCATTTAATGCTCCAGCTCATCATTGGGAAAAGTATGAGGAAAGTAGTATTAAACAACCGTATAATAATTTCGTAGCTACTAACGCCCCCAAAATATCCATTAGTGCTTCTAATGAGTTACGACAATATACGGGTATCCCTCCCAAGGGGGAAAGGGTGAATGATACTACTGCTATCAAATTGATACATGGTTATTATGCAACAGTAAGCTATGTAGATACTTTAGTGGGAAAAATTCTTAAAAAGTTGGAGGAAACAGGATTAGATAAAAATACAATCGTCGTCTTAGTTTCTGACCATGGTTACAACCTACAAGAACATGCCCAATGGGCAAAATGGACAAGTCACCGTACTTCGATGCAAGTTCCTCTAATTATTTCCTCGCCCTTTATTAATAATACCGGTACTACAGATGCTTTAGTAGAGTTGGTAGACATCTTTCCAACCCTGGCTTCTCTTTCACAATTAGATCTACCTAATCATCAATTAGAAGGTGAGAGTTTAGTACCAATTTTAAATGATCTCACCTCAAAAGGAAAGCCTCATGTATTTATTAATAACTCTAATGGATATACGATAAAAACACCGAGATATAGTTATACAGAATATATCGATCCAGAAAATAATAAAACATTTGCCCGTATGTTATACGATCATTACCAAGATCCTGATGAAAATGAAAATATAGCTGAACTACCTGAGCACTCAGACATTGTAAGGCAGCTACATCGTCAGTTACATAGTAGCTATGGTCGAAACATTTTAGGGCTGTAA
- a CDS encoding endo-1,4-beta-xylanase — protein MKRTILYLLFFVSFIQIEAQEKEIISKTTSINTVESKLVVRPFSLKNGRKIRAQIFSYNKKTKIVALRKVDLKIINKELSEFSKEDKQFILEWVNLNKSFTSPKGRRYKEIIEDKYPNNNVFVGATSGFLEATGPISQLLSSEFRYITPANEFKQTHIHPEPGVWNWDFPDGWIEFAEKNNQLVRIHGPISPQCSKWAMNDERKPEELEQNLQEFMTALCRRYNGKKNVVWMDVVNETVNPDGTWKQAMPGITWEVPWEKMGYIKTPATFKHLGDSIPKYIVQAFQIANKEAPDIKLVLNQHLGMEESAWNKVKDMVLYLRSIGLRVDGIGWQAHIKLIKDDPSQWETNSVNTKELSELISWAHQNDLEFHVTENNIHVKPENENKVEEQAPIFSGIVKTLLEHRHTGVVTWNIWSIQNTDHTRARIPKVKIGLWNRQLEPTQSYYEVQKLLENPPVLPNEG, from the coding sequence ATGAAAAGAACTATCCTATACTTATTATTCTTTGTCTCTTTTATTCAAATTGAAGCACAAGAAAAAGAGATCATTTCAAAAACCACTTCAATAAATACAGTCGAAAGTAAATTAGTGGTAAGACCGTTTTCATTAAAAAATGGAAGGAAGATTAGAGCTCAGATTTTTTCTTATAATAAGAAAACTAAAATCGTAGCACTGCGAAAAGTTGACTTGAAAATCATAAATAAAGAGTTATCGGAATTCTCTAAGGAGGATAAACAATTTATTTTAGAATGGGTGAATTTAAACAAGTCCTTTACATCTCCTAAAGGTAGACGCTACAAAGAAATTATTGAAGATAAATACCCTAACAACAATGTGTTTGTTGGTGCAACAAGTGGATTTCTTGAGGCTACAGGGCCTATTAGTCAACTACTCAGTTCAGAGTTTAGATATATTACCCCTGCCAACGAATTCAAGCAAACACATATTCATCCAGAGCCTGGAGTTTGGAATTGGGATTTCCCTGATGGCTGGATTGAATTTGCAGAAAAAAACAATCAGCTGGTAAGAATACATGGACCAATCTCTCCTCAATGTTCTAAATGGGCAATGAATGATGAGAGAAAACCTGAAGAACTAGAACAAAACTTACAAGAGTTTATGACTGCTTTATGTAGACGTTATAACGGCAAGAAAAATGTAGTTTGGATGGATGTAGTCAACGAAACTGTTAATCCAGATGGTACATGGAAACAAGCCATGCCTGGTATTACATGGGAGGTTCCTTGGGAAAAAATGGGATACATAAAAACGCCTGCAACATTTAAACACCTAGGAGATAGTATTCCAAAATATATTGTTCAAGCGTTTCAAATTGCTAATAAAGAGGCACCCGATATCAAGCTGGTGCTGAACCAACATTTAGGAATGGAAGAATCTGCTTGGAATAAAGTAAAAGACATGGTGCTTTATTTACGCTCTATTGGTCTAAGAGTAGACGGTATTGGCTGGCAAGCTCATATTAAATTGATCAAAGATGATCCTAGCCAATGGGAAACCAATTCGGTCAATACTAAAGAGTTATCAGAGCTTATTTCATGGGCACATCAGAATGACTTAGAATTTCATGTCACAGAAAATAATATCCATGTAAAACCAGAGAATGAAAATAAAGTAGAAGAACAAGCACCTATTTTTAGTGGTATTGTCAAAACTTTATTGGAACATCGACATACTGGAGTTGTTACTTGGAATATTTGGAGTATACAAAATACAGATCATACTAGAGCAAGAATTCCAAAGGTAAAAATTGGGTTATGGAATAGACAATTGGAACCTACTCAATCCTACTATGAAGTTCAAAAATTATTAGAAAACCCTCCAGTCCTTCCAAATGAAGGATAA